One region of Danio rerio strain Tuebingen ecotype United States chromosome 5, GRCz12tu, whole genome shotgun sequence genomic DNA includes:
- the slc25a46 gene encoding mitochondrial outer membrane protein SLC25A46, with amino-acid sequence MTSRRPDSFEGLGYRGREDPAFSGGYSGRSFNNSSSSDLQNWVTTPPDIPGSRNLHFDDRTPQFETAPDEAQSAAPPSEQLNRFAGFGIGLASLFTENVLAHPCIVFRRQCQVNYHARCYHLSPMTAISVMYNVTKTQGPKALWKGMGSTFVVQGVTLGTEGIISECTPLPRELSHKWNPKQVVGHLVLKGLTYVVAMPFYSASLIETVQSEIIRDNPGILDCVKEGLGRVMGMGIPHSKRLLPLWNLVLPTVLHGILHYIISSSIQRLVLYLLRRRNNGSPKHSSPGSGMDTVQSMLDAYFPELMASFAASLCADVLLFPLETVLHRLHIQGTRTIIDNTDLGFEVLPINTQYEGMRDCINAIRREEGTMGFYKGFGSIVVQYSLHATVLQITKMIYSTLLRNA; translated from the exons ATGACTTCTCGTCGGCCTGACAGCTTTGAGGGTTTGGGTTACAGGGGCAGGGAGGACCCGGCATTCAGCGGGGGCTATTCGGGCAGGTCATTCAATAATTCATCCAGCTCTGACCTCCAGAACTGGGTCACCACACCTCCAGACATACCTGGAAGCAGAAACCTGCATTTTGACGATCGCACACCCCAGTTTGAGACCGCACCGGACGAGGCTCAATCAGCGGCTCCACCGTCCG AGCAACTGAATCGATTTGCTGGGTTTGGAATTGGTCTCGCAAG TCTCTTCACAGAAAATGTCTTGGCCCACCCCTGCATTGTGTTTCGGCGCCAATGTCAG GTTAATTACCATGCCAGGTGTTACCACTTGTCCCCAATGACAGCCATCAGTGTGATGTACAATGTCACCAAAACTCAG GGTCCAAAAGCTTTATGGAAAGGAATGGGAAGCACTTTTGTTGTTCAGGGTGTCACATTGGGAACAGAGGGGATCATCAGTGAATGCACCCCTTTACCAAG GGAGTTATCACACAAGTGGAACCCTAAACAAGTTGTGGGACACTTAGTACTCAAAGG tttgacATATGTGGTTGCAATGCCGTTTTACTCAGCAAGTCTCATAGAGACTGTACAG AGTGAGATCATCAGAGACAACCCTGGCATCCTGGACTGCGTGAAGGAGGGTCTGGGACGTGTAATGGGTATGGGAATACCTCACAGTAAGCGTCTTCTTCCTCTCTGGAACCTGGTGCTCCCGACAGTCCTCCACGGCATCCTCCACTACATCATTAGTTCTAGCATTCAGCGCCTGGTTCTTTACCTGCTGCGACGTCGGAACAATGGCTCGCCGAAGCACTCGTCCCCTGGCTCAGGGATGGACACGGTCCAGTCTATGCTGGATGCATATTTCCCAGAGCTCATGGCCAGCTTTGCCGCCAGCCTGTGTGCAGATGTGCTGCTTTTTCCTTTGGAAACAGTGTTGCACAGGCTGCACATTCAGGGAACTCGCACTATTATCGACAACACCGATTTGGGTTTCGAAGTATTGCCCATAAACACTCAATATGAAGGAATGAGGGACTGTATTAATGCTATTCGACGTGAAGAAGGCACCATGGGCTTCTATAAAGGCTTTGGCTCCATCGTAGTGCAGTATTCGCTTCATGCTACAGTTCTACAGATCACCAAAATGATCTACTCAACTCTTCTGCGAAACGCTTGA